The DNA segment GGGTTCCTGGGCCCGAACGGCTCCGGCAAGTCCACCTCCATCCGCGTCCTGCTCGGTCTGCTGCGTGCCGACGCGGGCACCGCCCGGGTGCTCGGACGCGATCCGTGGGCGGACGCCGTGGAGCTCCACCGCCGCCTCGCCTATGTCCCCGGCGACGTCGAGCTGTGGCCGAACCTCACCGGCGGCGAAGCCATCGACCTGCTGGCACGGCTGCGCGGGGGCCTGGACAAGAAGCGGCGCGCCGAGCTCGTCGAGCGCTTCGACCTGGACCCGACCAAGAAGGGCCGCGCCTACTCCAAGGGCAACCGGCAGAAGGTCGCCATCGTCGCCGCGCTCGCCTCCGACGCCGAACTGCTGCTGCTCGACGAGCCGACCGCGGGACTGGACCCCCTCATGGAGGTCGTCTTCCAGGACGTCATCGGCGAGGCCAAGGCGGCCGGCAAGACGGTCCTGCTCTCCAGCCACATCCTGGCCCAGGTGGAGAAGCTCGCCGACCGCGTGAGCATCATCCGGCTGGGGCGCACCGTCCAGTCCGGCACCCTCGGCGAGCTGCGCCACCTGACCCGCACCACCATCGAGGCGGAGACCGAGCGGCCCGCCACCGGCCTCGACGCACTGCCCGGCGTCCACGACCTGCGGACCCTCGACGAGGCCACCGGCCGGGTCCGGTTCGCCGTCGACGGCGGCCAGGTCGACGGAGCGGTCCGCAAGCTCACCGAGTTCGGCATCCGCAGTCTCGTCAGCCACCCGCCGACCCTGGAGGAGCTGATGCTCCGCCACTACGGCAGCGAGCTCGCCGCCAACGGACACGGGACGGACGGACCCGGGACGGACGGACCCGGGACGGACGGACCCGGGACGGACGGACAGCGTACGAACGGAGACCTGCGATGACCACCGCGACCGCCGCCCCCGAGGCCCCGGCCCCCGCCGGACCGGTCGCGGGCGGCAACGCGCTGGCCGGGACCCGGACACTGGTCCGCTTCGCCCTGCGCCGGGACCGGATCCGGCTCCCGGTGTGGATCCTGGCCCTGCTCCTCGGCACCCTCATGACGGCGAACAGCTTCAGGACGCTGTACAGCGACCCGCAGGACCGGGCCAACGCCGTCAGGAGCGTGGACAGCCCGGCCGGCCTCGCCATGTCCGGCCCCCGCCACTACCTCGACGACGACGGCTTCGGCTCCATACTGAGCCACCAGATGCTCGGCTTCATGGCCGTCCTCGTCGGCCTCATGAGCGTGCTGATCATCACCCGGCACACCCGCGCCGAGGAGGAGACCGGCCGCGCCGAACTGGTGCGCTCGACCGTCGTGGGCCGCCACGCCCACCTCACCGCCGCCCTGTCCGTCGCGGTCCTGGCCAACCTCGCCCTGGCCCTGTTGCTGACCGTCGGCCTGGCCGGCCTGGGGATGGAGGGCATCGACACCGCGGGCTCGCTGCTCTACGGTTTCGGCCACGCCGCCGTCGGCCTCGTCTTCGCCGCCGTCGCCGCGGTCACCGTCCAGTTCACCGCGCACACGCGCGGCGCGTCCGGCATGGCGCTCGCGGTCATCGGCGTCGCCTACGTGCTGCGCGCGGCCGGCGACAGCGGCGAGAACGGTGCCCTGTCCTGGCTGTCCCCGATCGGCTGGGTGCAGCGCAGCTACCCGTACGTCGACAACCGCTGGTGGCCGCTGCTGCTCTGCCTGGTGTTCGCGGCGGCGGGTGCGGCGGCGGGGTTCGTGCTCTCCACCCGGCGGGACGTGGGCGCGGGTCTGCGTCCGGAGAAGCTGGGCAGCCCCACGGCCTCCGACGCGCTCGCCACACCGGTCGGCTTCGCCCTGCGCCTGCACCGCGGCATGCTGACCGGCTTCGGCACCGGCCTGTTCCTGATGGGCGCGATGTACGGATCGATCCTCGGGGACGCCGAGGACATGCTGGCGGGCATCGACGAGATCCAGGAGGCCCTGGACCGCATCGGCGGTGCGGGCGTCGTCGAGTCCTTCGCCTCCATGATCATGGTCGTGCTCACGGTCGTGGCGGCGGTGTACGTCGTCATGGCGGCCCTGCGGCCCCGCTCCGAGGAGACGGCGGGCCGCGCCGAACCCCTCCTCGCCACCGGCCTCTCGCGCACCCGCTGGGTCGGCGGCCACCTGGCCGTGGCCATGGGCGGCGGCACGCTCGTGCTGCTACTGGCCGGGCTCGGCTTCGGCGGCGCGGGCGCGGCCTCCACCGGCGACGCCGGGCTGTTGCCGGACCTGGTGGGTGCGGCCGTGGCGTACGCGCCCGCCCTGTGGGTCACGGTCGGCGTGGCCGTGGTGCTCTTCGGCTGGTTCCCGCGGGCGAGTTCGGCGGCCTGGATCGTGCCGGTGTACGCCTTCGTGGTCGGCTACCTCGGCCAGATCCTGCAGTTCCCGGCCTGGACGGACAACCTCTCCCCGTTCGGCCACGTCCCCCGGCTCCCCGCCGCGGACATGGACTGGACCCCGCTGCTCCTGCTGTCCCTCGTCGCCGCCGGCCTGGTGTGGCTGGGCCTGGCGGGCTTCCGGCGGCGGGACCTCGAGACGAAGTAGCCGGGTGGGGCCGCGGGACGAGGCAACCGTCCCGCGGTCCCGTCCGGCGCGGGCCTGCGGCGGTCAGACCTCGACCGCCAGCCCCTCCAACCCCCGGATCACGAAGTTCGGCTTGCGCTTCGGTTCCTCCACCGGGGCGAGGGCCGGGGCCCGCTCCAGCAGCGCCCTCGTGGACGCCGCGAGTTCGATGCGGGCCAGGGGCGCCCCGATGCAGTAGTGGATACCGGCGCTGAAGGAGAGGTGCGGGTTGTCCGTGCGGGTGAGGTCGAGGCGGGCGGGGTCGGTGAAGACGGCCGGGTCGTGGTTGGCGGAGCCGAAGAGCATGGCGATCTCCGCGCCCCGGGGGATGACCGTGCCGTCGATCTCGATGTCGTCCAGGACCCAGCGCTCGAAGAGCTGGAGCGGGGTGTCGTAGCGCATCAGCTCCTCCACGGCGGAGGGGACCAGGGAGTGGTCCGCGCGGAGGGCGGCCAGCTGGCCGGGGTTGTGGAACAGCGCCGCCCAGCCGTTGACCGTGGAGTTCACCGTCGCCTCGTGGCCCGCGTTCAGCAGGAGCACGCAGGTGGAGATCATCTCCTGCTCGGTGAGGCGGTCGTCGTCCTCGTCGTGGGCGGCGATCAGCCCCGAGACCAGGTCGTCGCCGGGGTGGGCGCGACGGTGCGCGATCAGCTCGCGCAGGTACCCGGTGAACTCGACCGAGGCGCGCACCGCCCGCTTCGCCGTCTCCTGCGACGGGTTCAGCTCGTACATCCCGCAGATGTCCGCCGACCAGGGCCGCAGCGGGGCCCGGTCGGACTCGGGGATGCCCAGCATCTCGGCGATCACCGCGACCGGGAGCGGTTCGGCGACGTCCCGCAGCAGGTCACCCCCGCCGGCGTCGACCAGCGCGGCCACCAGGTCCCTCGCCAGTCCTTCGACGTACGGCTTCAGGCGCTCCACCGTGCGCGGGGTGAACGCCTTCGACACCAGGCGCCGGATGCGGGTGTGGTCCGGCGGCTCGAGGTCGAGCATGCCGTGGTCGTTGAGGGTGTGGAACGGCTCGTGCTCGGGCGGCGGGGCGGTCCGGCCGAACTCCTCGTGGGTGAAACGGTGCTGGTACGTCCGTCCCAGACGCCTCTCGCGCAGCAGCGCGGAGACGTCCGCGTGGTGCGGGACCAGCCACTGGTTCGTCGGCTCGAACCAGTGCACCCGCCCGCGTTCCCGCAGCTCGGCGTAGGCGGGGTACGGGTCGGCGAGGAACACCGGGTCCCAGGGGTCGAACGCGAGGTCGCCAGGAGGTGCCATGGACGGACGGTAGCCCGGCGGACCCGCGCTGACCAGAGGCGTCCGTCACTCCGGCCGTGCCCCGCCCGTCACCTCACCCGGGTGACGGGCGGGGGTCACCCGGGGGTCACCACCCGCGCCTCGTAGGCGAAGACCGCGGCCTGGGTGCGGTCGCGGAGGCCCAGTTTCACCAGGATGCGGCTCACATGCGTCTTGATCGTCGACTCGGCGACCACCAGACGCCCGGCGATCTCCACGTTCGACAGACCCTGTGCGATGAGCACCAGGACCTCCGTCTCGCGTTCGGTCAGGTCGCCGTACGCCGCGTGTGCGGACGGCATCAGGCGCGGGGTCTCGGACAGTTTGGAGAACTCGGTGATCAGCCGCCGGGTCACCGAGGGGGCGAGCAGCGCGTCACCGGCCGCGACCACCCGTACCCCGTCGGCGAGGCGGCGGGCCGAGGCGTCCTTGAGGAGGAAGCCGGAGGCTCCCGCGCGCAGCGCCTGGTAGACGTACTCGTCGAGGTCGAAGGTGGTCAGCACCAGCACCTTCGCGGCACCGTCGGCGGCGATGATCTCGCGGGTCGCCTCGATGCCGTTCATCTCGGGCATGCGGATGTCCATCAGCACGACGTCGGGGGCGAGTTCACGGACCCGCTGCACCGCCTGCCGGCCGTTGACGGCCTCGCCGACGA comes from the Streptomyces sp. KMM 9044 genome and includes:
- a CDS encoding ABC transporter ATP-binding protein, giving the protein MTKAITVSGLHKSFGRTHALAGLDLEVETGEVHGFLGPNGSGKSTSIRVLLGLLRADAGTARVLGRDPWADAVELHRRLAYVPGDVELWPNLTGGEAIDLLARLRGGLDKKRRAELVERFDLDPTKKGRAYSKGNRQKVAIVAALASDAELLLLDEPTAGLDPLMEVVFQDVIGEAKAAGKTVLLSSHILAQVEKLADRVSIIRLGRTVQSGTLGELRHLTRTTIEAETERPATGLDALPGVHDLRTLDEATGRVRFAVDGGQVDGAVRKLTEFGIRSLVSHPPTLEELMLRHYGSELAANGHGTDGPGTDGPGTDGPGTDGQRTNGDLR
- a CDS encoding ABC transporter permease; translation: MTTATAAPEAPAPAGPVAGGNALAGTRTLVRFALRRDRIRLPVWILALLLGTLMTANSFRTLYSDPQDRANAVRSVDSPAGLAMSGPRHYLDDDGFGSILSHQMLGFMAVLVGLMSVLIITRHTRAEEETGRAELVRSTVVGRHAHLTAALSVAVLANLALALLLTVGLAGLGMEGIDTAGSLLYGFGHAAVGLVFAAVAAVTVQFTAHTRGASGMALAVIGVAYVLRAAGDSGENGALSWLSPIGWVQRSYPYVDNRWWPLLLCLVFAAAGAAAGFVLSTRRDVGAGLRPEKLGSPTASDALATPVGFALRLHRGMLTGFGTGLFLMGAMYGSILGDAEDMLAGIDEIQEALDRIGGAGVVESFASMIMVVLTVVAAVYVVMAALRPRSEETAGRAEPLLATGLSRTRWVGGHLAVAMGGGTLVLLLAGLGFGGAGAASTGDAGLLPDLVGAAVAYAPALWVTVGVAVVLFGWFPRASSAAWIVPVYAFVVGYLGQILQFPAWTDNLSPFGHVPRLPAADMDWTPLLLLSLVAAGLVWLGLAGFRRRDLETK
- a CDS encoding response regulator yields the protein MSGASGPGTGRGTGDEDNIRVLIADDQMMVREGFSVLLNAMPGIEVVGEAVNGRQAVQRVRELAPDVVLMDIRMPEMNGIEATREIIAADGAAKVLVLTTFDLDEYVYQALRAGASGFLLKDASARRLADGVRVVAAGDALLAPSVTRRLITEFSKLSETPRLMPSAHAAYGDLTERETEVLVLIAQGLSNVEIAGRLVVAESTIKTHVSRILVKLGLRDRTQAAVFAYEARVVTPG
- a CDS encoding cytochrome P450; this translates as MAPPGDLAFDPWDPVFLADPYPAYAELRERGRVHWFEPTNQWLVPHHADVSALLRERRLGRTYQHRFTHEEFGRTAPPPEHEPFHTLNDHGMLDLEPPDHTRIRRLVSKAFTPRTVERLKPYVEGLARDLVAALVDAGGGDLLRDVAEPLPVAVIAEMLGIPESDRAPLRPWSADICGMYELNPSQETAKRAVRASVEFTGYLRELIAHRRAHPGDDLVSGLIAAHDEDDDRLTEQEMISTCVLLLNAGHEATVNSTVNGWAALFHNPGQLAALRADHSLVPSAVEELMRYDTPLQLFERWVLDDIEIDGTVIPRGAEIAMLFGSANHDPAVFTDPARLDLTRTDNPHLSFSAGIHYCIGAPLARIELAASTRALLERAPALAPVEEPKRKPNFVIRGLEGLAVEV